TCCGCGACGCTCGCAGTGATCATCCCGCCGTCGATCCCGATGATCCTGTACGGCGTCATGTCGGGCAGCTCCATCATCGAGCTGTTCGTCGCGGGCATCATTCCAGGCGTGCTCGGCGGGCTGTTGATGATGCTCGTCGCGTACCTGCTCGCGCGTCGCTACGACTTCCCGAGGGAGCAGATGTTCCAGCTGGAGCGCGTGTGGTCGACGTTCAAGGGAGCGGCCTGGGCGCTCACGCTCCCGATCATCATCCTGGGTGGCATCTTCGGCGGATGGGTGACCGCGACCGAGGGCGCGGGCCTCGCGGTCGTGGCGTCCGTGTTCATTGGCGGAGTCGTCTACCGCGAGCTCAATTTGTCCAAGCTTCGCCAGGCGATTCTCGAGGGCGGCACACAGACCGCGGTGGTCATGCTACTCGTCGCGGCTTCGGCACTGCTCGGCGACTACCTGACCGAGGTGCGCGTCCCGCAGCAAGTCGCCGAGGGCATCATGGGGCTGACCCAGGACCGTTGGGCGATCCTGCTGTTGCTGAACGCCTTCTTTCTGGTAATCGGACTATTTCTCCACTCGGCGGCTGCCATCATCCTTGTGGTCCCGATCGTGATGCCGCTCGTCCAGTCGGCTGGCATCGACCCCGTGCACTTCGGGCTCGTCGTAACGCTCAACCTGGGCGTCGGTCAGCAGACGCCGCCCGTCGCGTCGGTACTAGTGACCGCTTGCTCGGTCGCGAAGGCGGACATCTGGGAGGTGAGCAAGGTGAACGTGTACTTCGTTGCGGTGTTGCTCGCCGTGCTCCTGCTTGTAACCTACGTTCCGGCTGTTCCCATGTTTCTGGTCGAGATGTTTTACCGATGAGCGAGCGAGTTCGTACGAAGGTCGAGGGACGGATCGCCGAGGTTCGTCTCGACGCCCCCGAGAAGCACAACGTGCTCGATCGGGATGGCTGGCACGCGCTCGCCGGCGCCATGCAGGAGTTGTCGGCACGGTCCGACCTGGGATGCGTCGTAGTAC
This window of the Gemmatimonadota bacterium genome carries:
- a CDS encoding TRAP transporter large permease; this encodes MSLLGIGLVLLALVLIGVPIAISLGLAAVVAMLAGPGGVASLPNAALVMFSGATSFPLIAIPLFILAGAIMNASGISRRLIDFASSLVGFIRGGLAMVTISASLFFAEISGSAVADVAALGSILIPAMERRGYSRAFAAAVTSSSATLAVIIPPSIPMILYGVMSGSSIIELFVAGIIPGVLGGLLMMLVAYLLARRYDFPREQMFQLERVWSTFKGAAWALTLPIIILGGIFGGWVTATEGAGLAVVASVFIGGVVYRELNLSKLRQAILEGGTQTAVVMLLVAASALLGDYLTEVRVPQQVAEGIMGLTQDRWAILLLLNAFFLVIGLFLHSAAAIILVVPIVMPLVQSAGIDPVHFGLVVTLNLGVGQQTPPVASVLVTACSVAKADIWEVSKVNVYFVAVLLAVLLLVTYVPAVPMFLVEMFYR